One window of the Luteolibacter sp. Y139 genome contains the following:
- a CDS encoding proprotein convertase P-domain-containing protein encodes MKALICSLAVVPLMASGATIVESHVFSVSTVIPDNSAIGVSDSRVSVSDIESITSVELTLVTSGGWNGDLYVYLLHGSGFSVLLNRAGRTLLNPDGAASSGMVLTFSDSASGDVHAGIAASGVASGTFQPDGRETDPANALDTDSRTALLSSFGGLNADGEWTLFVADAATGEIATFESWTLTLTGVPEPSSALLAGLGCLMAFRRRR; translated from the coding sequence ATGAAAGCTCTCATCTGCTCGCTTGCCGTGGTTCCCCTGATGGCTTCGGGTGCAACCATTGTCGAGTCACACGTGTTTTCGGTCAGTACGGTGATACCGGACAATAGTGCGATCGGAGTGTCGGACTCACGTGTCTCGGTATCCGATATCGAGTCGATCACCAGCGTCGAGTTGACGCTGGTCACGAGTGGAGGATGGAATGGAGACCTGTACGTCTATCTACTTCATGGGAGTGGCTTTTCGGTGCTCCTCAACCGAGCTGGCAGGACGCTCTTAAACCCTGATGGGGCGGCATCGTCTGGCATGGTGCTGACGTTCTCGGATTCGGCAAGTGGTGACGTGCATGCTGGAATTGCGGCTTCGGGTGTTGCGAGCGGAACCTTTCAGCCAGATGGCCGGGAGACTGATCCTGCGAACGCGCTCGATACTGACAGCCGCACGGCGCTGCTATCATCCTTCGGCGGGCTGAATGCAGACGGTGAGTGGACTCTTTTTGTGGCGGACGCCGCCACCGGCGAAATTGCGACTTTTGAGAGTTGGACGCTGACCCTGACCGGAGTGCCGGAGCCATCCTCGGCCTTGCTTGCGGGGCTTGGTTGTCTGATGGCATTCAGGCGCAGACGCTGA
- a CDS encoding DUF1592 domain-containing protein — translation MGLTGCLLAQEAPAPLTGEAIYAEHCASCHGKHGEGNPDEVDEPLQGERALPSLARYIDRKMPEDKPEILNAEESQRVAEFIYRAFYSDEARAKNTPPPKPAFARLTNRQFRESVADLLGSFGQAAQPGEGRGLKAQYFDSDGMNKKARKALEREDRELAFDFGEGPPAEGMKADQYSVAWDGSLLAPATGWYEFKLVTPNGARLYLNGDQQEGDGNFRDDSGAKRQPALIDAWVNSGAEVRESKARVFLLGGRSYPFRLDYFKYQDKRGMVRLEWKAPRGEWEVLRAPYLSPSRAVRIAVVSTDFPADDASEGYERGTGISKDWHEATTTAAIEVANQVLSRLPFLSKTKDEDPERPAKLKAFIATFAERAFRRPLTDEMQQLYVEHPFADGIAPEQAVKRAVILILKSPRFLYPELGKEKDDYTVASRLALGAWDSLPDQPLLDAAKNAQLHTQEQVKAQAQRMIADPRAKAKANAFFQRWLKLDADSDLLRKDEKEYPGFDAALVADLRRSLELFVEQVVWSEKSDYRELIQADYLLFNDRLAKFYDVPMPEGGGFQPVKFDPAQRAGVLTHPYLLARLAHPDSTSPIHRGVFVTRNVLGGILKPPPEAIAFENHKFDPKMTMREKVAEMTRNANCMTCHETINPLGFTLENFDAVGRYRTTEGDRPIDPEADYHTLEGETLRLKGPRDLANHAVESDGARRGFIRQLLQYELKQNPAVYGYDTVTKLDATFTASGHQIRQLLVEINALTARHGIASPDQASR, via the coding sequence ATGGGACTGACAGGCTGCCTGCTCGCGCAGGAAGCACCTGCCCCCTTGACCGGTGAAGCGATCTACGCCGAGCACTGCGCCTCCTGCCACGGCAAGCACGGCGAGGGAAATCCCGATGAAGTGGACGAGCCCCTGCAAGGCGAGCGCGCGCTGCCTTCACTCGCGCGCTACATCGACCGCAAGATGCCGGAGGACAAACCGGAGATCCTGAATGCCGAGGAATCCCAGCGGGTCGCCGAGTTCATCTACCGTGCCTTTTACTCAGACGAAGCGCGGGCAAAAAACACACCACCGCCGAAGCCCGCCTTCGCACGCCTCACCAACCGCCAGTTCCGCGAGTCCGTGGCGGATCTGTTAGGCAGCTTCGGCCAAGCGGCCCAGCCCGGCGAAGGCCGCGGACTGAAGGCGCAGTACTTCGACTCCGACGGCATGAACAAGAAGGCCCGCAAGGCGCTCGAACGCGAGGACCGCGAGCTGGCCTTCGACTTCGGCGAAGGGCCGCCGGCCGAGGGCATGAAGGCCGACCAGTATTCGGTCGCGTGGGACGGCTCGCTCCTCGCACCCGCGACCGGCTGGTATGAGTTCAAGCTGGTCACCCCGAATGGTGCCCGCCTCTACCTCAATGGCGACCAACAGGAAGGCGACGGGAATTTCCGCGACGATAGCGGTGCCAAGCGCCAGCCCGCCCTGATCGATGCCTGGGTCAACTCCGGCGCCGAGGTCCGCGAGTCAAAGGCGCGCGTCTTCTTGCTCGGCGGCCGCAGCTATCCCTTCCGGCTCGACTACTTCAAGTATCAGGACAAGCGCGGCATGGTCCGCCTCGAGTGGAAGGCCCCGCGCGGCGAGTGGGAAGTACTACGCGCACCGTATCTTTCACCATCACGCGCCGTCCGGATCGCCGTGGTCAGCACGGATTTCCCTGCCGACGACGCCAGCGAAGGCTATGAACGCGGCACCGGCATCTCGAAGGATTGGCACGAGGCCACCACCACCGCAGCGATCGAGGTGGCGAACCAAGTGCTTTCCCGCCTGCCCTTCCTGAGCAAGACGAAGGACGAGGACCCCGAGCGTCCGGCGAAACTGAAGGCCTTCATCGCAACCTTCGCCGAGCGAGCTTTCCGTCGCCCGTTGACCGATGAAATGCAGCAGCTCTACGTCGAGCACCCCTTCGCCGATGGCATCGCTCCGGAGCAAGCGGTAAAGCGCGCCGTCATCCTCATCCTGAAGTCGCCACGCTTCCTTTATCCGGAACTCGGCAAGGAAAAGGACGATTACACCGTCGCCTCGCGGCTCGCACTCGGCGCATGGGATTCGCTACCGGACCAGCCTTTGCTAGACGCGGCGAAGAACGCCCAGCTCCACACGCAGGAGCAGGTGAAAGCCCAAGCCCAGCGCATGATCGCCGACCCGCGGGCGAAGGCAAAGGCCAATGCCTTCTTCCAACGCTGGCTGAAGCTTGATGCCGATAGCGACCTGCTGCGGAAGGACGAAAAGGAATACCCCGGCTTCGATGCCGCACTGGTCGCCGACCTCCGGCGCTCGCTGGAGCTATTTGTCGAGCAGGTCGTGTGGAGCGAGAAGTCCGACTACCGCGAACTGATCCAAGCAGACTACCTCCTCTTCAATGACCGCCTGGCGAAGTTCTACGACGTTCCCATGCCGGAAGGCGGCGGCTTCCAACCGGTGAAGTTCGATCCCGCCCAACGCGCCGGCGTGCTCACGCATCCCTACCTGCTCGCCCGCCTCGCCCATCCCGACAGCACCTCGCCCATCCACCGCGGCGTCTTCGTCACGCGCAATGTACTGGGCGGCATCCTCAAGCCACCGCCCGAAGCGATCGCCTTCGAGAACCACAAGTTCGATCCAAAGATGACTATGCGCGAGAAGGTCGCCGAGATGACGCGGAACGCGAACTGCATGACCTGCCACGAGACGATCAATCCGCTCGGCTTCACCCTGGAGAACTTCGATGCCGTGGGCCGCTACCGCACCACCGAGGGTGACCGCCCCATCGACCCCGAGGCCGATTATCATACGCTCGAAGGTGAAACACTGCGATTAAAGGGTCCTCGCGATCTGGCAAATCACGCCGTGGAATCCGACGGCGCGCGCCGCGGTTTCATCCGCCAACTTCTCCAATACGAGCTGAAGCAGAATCCCGCCGTGTATGGCTACGACACGGTGACGAAGCTCGATGCCACCTTCACCGCATCCGGCCATCAAATCCGGCAACTCCTCGTCGAAATCAATGCACTGACCGCTCGCCACGGCATTGCCAGCCCTGACCAAGCCAGCCGATGA
- a CDS encoding ELWxxDGT repeat protein — MKSVCLLWFACVLSVSGATVAPELVEDIYSSTPTSHSSPDKHCAVGNTLYFIATDLTHGEELWKTDGTEAGTVLVKDINPGAESSSPNFLTAVNGMLMFSASNGVNGYDLWKSDGTAAGTVRVRNVNGLGLRPTGITALGNLAYFAAQSNNDTELWRSDGTSAGTVLDRNIDSSGSSSPSGFCVVGNTLYFTATTGSLGRELYKVGGGSSTALVKDINTGTGNGSSPDQLVAFGGALYFTARDATGFSGLWRSNGTSAGTTPVKAGDINGVRHLVVTGNSLFFVVTDDLWKSDGTVAGTVSVKHFEPTGTSYFPPEQLTPLGNDIYFVADSAATGLELWKSDGSADGTKVVKDIVPGSAGSYPFNLNVLGNSLVFWAREEGTINSWMWRSDGTEEGTNLFMKIKFQYVISAQATIGNVFYFRGYDDTAGGELWRSDGTLEGTVMVKDILQPTGSASPADLVKFAGGLAFSADDGVHGRELWRADTMGSSASMIADVLEGPASSSPVALATLKEQLFFATNDAAKGSDLWSSDGTAGGTRMIKDLPDDADNHPIRKIVEAGDWVYFIYPDRTPGGNLWQSDGTEEGTKLVPGGTNSFPSQLTAVGGILYYLNYNSVTGRELWRSDGTSAGTYVVKDSFPGSGGADSPAIVPINGVLYYVANDGVHGEELWRSNGTAAGTSMVKDIFPGSSGSSITQMAAAGGILYFGADNGVNGIELWKSDGTAAGTSMVLDIRSNLPSFSSSPSLLTGAGNTVFFTANNGINGVELWKSDGTGVGTVLVKDIRPGASSSSDISGITAVDGHVYFRANDGIAGDELWISDGTSAGTVVAADLTGDSGSSMPSNLYFTGKRLFFTAVSNEFGTELYSIPEGREIEVRNPDGMPLADGSGNVDLGSPLTGAPSGPRAFTIINNGGLPLQVAGASANGANSGDFAVDAATLPTTLQLGASAMIYVNFTPGAPGNRSAGLSIASEDHDESPFDVALKGYGNTAPAFGGYSFPASNGPARISVAKLLSKASDVDGDALSIRSAGPASAGGGSIALDGGSLVYTPVAASSGSDTFEVVISDSRGGTVAGVVTVVSPAVGSGISTTNPPKIEVLPGGGVSVAFHGIPGRTYSIERSTDMNSWVTVASLPAGATGKLEWVDADPPKPNAFYRLTTP; from the coding sequence ATGAAATCCGTGTGTCTGTTATGGTTCGCCTGTGTCTTGTCCGTTTCGGGCGCCACTGTGGCTCCAGAGCTCGTGGAGGATATTTATTCCTCGACGCCGACTTCCCACTCATCCCCCGACAAACATTGTGCGGTCGGAAACACCTTGTACTTCATCGCGACCGATCTCACCCATGGCGAGGAGCTCTGGAAAACCGATGGAACGGAGGCGGGTACCGTCCTGGTAAAGGACATCAACCCCGGGGCGGAGAGTTCATCCCCGAACTTCCTGACGGCGGTGAATGGCATGCTGATGTTTTCTGCAAGCAACGGGGTGAATGGCTATGACCTGTGGAAGAGCGACGGGACTGCTGCCGGGACCGTGCGTGTGAGGAACGTGAACGGCCTTGGCTTGAGGCCGACGGGGATCACGGCACTGGGCAACCTCGCCTATTTCGCCGCACAAAGTAATAATGACACCGAGCTGTGGCGATCGGACGGTACTTCTGCGGGCACCGTCCTGGATCGGAATATCGACAGCAGCGGTAGTTCCAGTCCCAGCGGATTTTGCGTCGTGGGAAACACGCTCTATTTCACCGCCACCACGGGCTCCCTCGGGAGGGAATTGTACAAGGTGGGAGGTGGTTCCAGCACGGCCTTGGTCAAGGATATCAATACAGGTACCGGCAATGGTTCGTCTCCTGATCAGCTGGTGGCTTTCGGCGGTGCCTTGTATTTCACAGCTCGGGACGCGACGGGTTTCAGCGGTTTGTGGCGAAGCAACGGAACTTCGGCGGGAACAACCCCGGTCAAGGCAGGTGACATCAACGGCGTCCGGCATCTGGTGGTTACCGGGAACAGCTTGTTCTTCGTCGTGACGGACGATTTGTGGAAGTCGGATGGAACTGTCGCCGGTACCGTCTCGGTGAAACATTTCGAGCCCACGGGCACCTCCTACTTTCCGCCTGAGCAACTGACGCCTTTGGGCAATGATATTTACTTCGTAGCCGATAGCGCGGCGACAGGTCTCGAACTCTGGAAGAGTGATGGCAGTGCCGATGGCACCAAAGTGGTGAAGGATATCGTACCGGGTTCCGCGGGCTCTTATCCCTTCAACTTGAACGTCCTCGGAAACTCGTTGGTATTTTGGGCGAGAGAGGAGGGGACGATCAATTCGTGGATGTGGCGCAGCGATGGCACCGAAGAGGGGACCAACCTCTTCATGAAGATCAAATTCCAGTATGTGATCAGCGCGCAGGCGACCATAGGGAATGTGTTTTACTTTCGCGGCTATGATGACACAGCCGGTGGTGAACTCTGGCGTAGCGACGGAACCCTCGAAGGCACCGTGATGGTCAAGGATATCCTCCAGCCAACGGGCAGTGCTTCGCCGGCAGATCTAGTGAAATTTGCCGGTGGGCTGGCTTTCTCTGCCGACGACGGCGTGCACGGGCGCGAACTTTGGAGAGCGGATACGATGGGGAGCAGCGCGTCCATGATTGCCGACGTGCTGGAGGGGCCGGCCTCTTCGTCGCCGGTGGCCCTGGCAACCCTCAAGGAGCAGCTGTTTTTTGCGACAAACGATGCAGCCAAAGGGAGTGATCTCTGGTCGAGTGACGGAACGGCAGGCGGAACCCGGATGATCAAGGATCTGCCTGACGATGCGGATAACCATCCCATTCGAAAAATCGTGGAAGCGGGAGATTGGGTGTATTTCATTTACCCCGACCGTACGCCGGGTGGGAATCTCTGGCAGAGTGACGGGACGGAGGAAGGAACAAAGCTGGTGCCGGGAGGCACGAATTCATTCCCGAGCCAGCTCACAGCGGTGGGAGGCATTCTCTACTACCTCAACTATAATTCTGTCACCGGACGCGAACTCTGGCGGAGCGATGGGACGTCCGCTGGCACGTATGTCGTGAAAGATAGCTTCCCAGGGTCCGGCGGGGCGGATTCTCCGGCGATCGTTCCGATCAATGGCGTGCTCTACTACGTGGCCAACGACGGGGTTCACGGTGAGGAGCTTTGGCGGAGCAATGGGACAGCAGCGGGTACCTCGATGGTGAAGGACATTTTTCCCGGAAGCAGTGGCTCGAGCATCACCCAGATGGCCGCTGCGGGAGGCATTCTCTATTTCGGTGCGGACAACGGGGTCAACGGAATCGAGCTATGGAAGAGCGATGGTACGGCCGCGGGTACGAGCATGGTTTTGGATATTCGCAGCAATCTCCCCAGCTTCTCTTCTTCACCGAGTCTGCTCACCGGAGCGGGGAATACAGTCTTTTTCACCGCCAACAATGGTATCAACGGCGTGGAACTCTGGAAAAGTGACGGAACGGGCGTGGGAACCGTGCTCGTGAAGGATATTCGCCCGGGCGCGAGCAGCAGCTCAGACATTTCGGGAATTACGGCGGTGGACGGTCACGTCTACTTTCGTGCCAATGACGGGATTGCCGGAGACGAGTTGTGGATCAGCGATGGCACGTCGGCGGGGACCGTTGTAGCAGCGGATCTCACTGGGGATTCTGGAAGTTCGATGCCGTCGAACCTCTACTTCACCGGCAAGCGTTTGTTCTTCACTGCCGTCAGCAATGAATTCGGAACCGAGCTTTATTCCATTCCCGAGGGGCGTGAGATCGAAGTGAGGAATCCTGATGGGATGCCATTGGCAGATGGAAGCGGAAACGTGGATCTCGGGTCACCTCTCACGGGAGCCCCTTCCGGCCCGCGAGCTTTTACCATTATCAATAACGGCGGCCTGCCGCTTCAGGTCGCGGGTGCTTCTGCAAATGGGGCAAACTCCGGCGATTTCGCAGTCGATGCCGCGACCTTGCCCACGACGCTGCAGCTTGGGGCGTCCGCAATGATTTACGTCAATTTCACTCCGGGCGCACCGGGCAATCGGAGCGCGGGGCTATCGATTGCCAGCGAGGATCATGACGAAAGTCCCTTTGATGTCGCACTGAAGGGATACGGAAATACCGCTCCTGCTTTTGGAGGCTATTCGTTCCCTGCTTCCAACGGCCCCGCGCGAATTTCCGTCGCGAAGCTTCTCTCCAAAGCTTCCGATGTGGATGGTGATGCACTGTCCATCCGCTCGGCAGGACCTGCGTCGGCAGGAGGAGGGAGCATCGCACTGGACGGTGGAAGTCTCGTCTATACTCCGGTCGCCGCTTCTTCTGGATCCGACACGTTCGAAGTGGTGATTAGCGATTCCCGGGGCGGCACGGTGGCCGGCGTGGTCACAGTTGTTTCTCCGGCCGTTGGTTCCGGCATATCCACCACCAATCCTCCGAAGATCGAAGTTCTTCCGGGCGGCGGTGTCTCAGTGGCGTTCCACGGCATTCCTGGCCGTACCTATTCGATCGAAAGATCCACGGACATGAATAGCTGGGTGACCGTCGCGTCCTTGCCTGCAGGAGCCACCGGCAAGCTAGAATGGGTGGATGCCGACCCGCCGAAGCCGAATGCCTTCTATCGCCTGACTACCCCATGA
- a CDS encoding oxidoreductase — translation MNSQGKVWLVTGTSSGFGRRIVEELIARGEQVIATARDPRAVEDLVALAPNNVLALRLDVTKAEDIREAVAAAVERFGRIDVLVNNAGYSVVGAVEETGEEDLRHIFETMFFGAVAMTQAVLPGMRERGSGTIVQISSVGGFITAPGFGPYCAAKHALEALSEALAAEVQPFGMRVLIVEPGAFRTELFGSAFRSMPEMEVYAPTVGATRNYAAQSAGTQAGDPVKAAKAILDAVAAGCPSLRLPLGADAIHGMRAKLAQVAADVDWNEAIAAATAY, via the coding sequence ATGAATTCTCAGGGCAAAGTATGGTTGGTGACGGGAACTTCTTCCGGTTTCGGGCGGCGGATTGTCGAAGAACTCATCGCTCGCGGCGAGCAGGTGATCGCGACGGCGCGTGATCCCCGTGCGGTGGAGGATCTGGTGGCGCTGGCACCCAATAACGTGCTGGCGCTCCGGCTGGATGTCACGAAGGCGGAGGACATCCGTGAGGCCGTGGCGGCGGCGGTGGAGCGGTTCGGGAGGATCGATGTGCTCGTGAACAACGCGGGCTACAGTGTGGTCGGAGCCGTGGAGGAAACGGGGGAGGAGGATCTCCGGCATATCTTTGAGACGATGTTTTTCGGCGCGGTGGCGATGACCCAGGCCGTATTGCCGGGGATGCGCGAGCGGGGTTCGGGCACCATCGTGCAAATCAGCAGTGTGGGCGGTTTCATCACCGCTCCCGGATTCGGGCCTTATTGCGCGGCGAAGCACGCGCTTGAGGCGCTTTCCGAGGCCTTGGCGGCGGAGGTGCAGCCCTTCGGGATGCGGGTGCTGATTGTGGAGCCCGGGGCATTTCGCACGGAGCTTTTTGGATCCGCTTTCCGCAGCATGCCTGAGATGGAGGTCTATGCTCCGACGGTGGGGGCGACGCGGAATTATGCTGCGCAATCCGCCGGGACGCAGGCGGGCGATCCCGTCAAGGCGGCCAAGGCAATCCTTGATGCGGTGGCGGCGGGGTGTCCTTCGCTGCGGTTGCCACTGGGAGCGGATGCGATCCACGGAATGCGGGCAAAGCTCGCCCAAGTGGCCGCAGACGTGGACTGGAATGAGGCGATTGCCGCTGCCACAGCCTATTGA
- a CDS encoding DUF1552 domain-containing protein codes for MNTTTRRHFLRQLGLSAAALPFLPSLPSLAQDAPGSKMQRIIFLFTPNGTIPQEFWPDQAGPDFQLKRILAPLEPFKKRLMTLKGVHNKVRGDGDGHMRGISCLLTADELLPGNIQGGSDKPAGWARNISIDQEIRNFLQARPETATRFGSLEVGVAVPNRADPWTRESYAGPNQPLAPNSDPYSLFDKLYGSTKDRENLGSVLDEVRDDLRTIAANVDREEKDLLEKHATFVREMEKDLQSSGTQNLLLPPPALEAGVALDNDGIPKISTMQADLLVNAFANGMARVATLQYTNSVGQARMRWLDINEDHHGLSHEPDSNAGAQEKLVKINIWLCEQLAYLAKKLDSIPEPGGQGTMLDNTTIVWTNELGKGNSHSLDNIPFVLLGGGLGFKTGQAMQFDNVTHNRLWLSIAHAFGHHIPVFGQQKFCEGGPLMLS; via the coding sequence ATGAACACGACCACCCGCCGCCACTTCCTCCGCCAGCTCGGCCTGTCCGCCGCTGCCCTGCCCTTCCTCCCATCGCTGCCCTCGCTCGCGCAAGACGCGCCCGGCTCGAAGATGCAGCGCATCATCTTCCTCTTCACGCCGAACGGCACCATCCCACAAGAGTTCTGGCCGGATCAAGCGGGACCGGACTTCCAGCTCAAGCGCATCCTCGCGCCGCTCGAGCCCTTCAAGAAGCGCCTCATGACCCTGAAGGGCGTGCACAATAAGGTCCGCGGCGATGGTGATGGCCACATGCGCGGCATCAGCTGCCTGCTCACCGCCGATGAGCTTCTACCCGGCAATATCCAGGGCGGCAGCGACAAACCCGCCGGCTGGGCCCGTAACATCTCCATCGACCAGGAGATCAGGAATTTCCTCCAGGCCCGCCCCGAGACCGCAACCCGCTTCGGCTCGCTGGAAGTCGGCGTCGCCGTTCCTAACAGGGCCGACCCATGGACCCGAGAATCTTACGCCGGCCCGAATCAGCCGCTCGCCCCGAACAGCGATCCCTACTCCCTGTTCGATAAACTCTACGGCAGCACGAAGGACCGGGAAAACCTCGGCAGCGTGCTCGATGAAGTGCGCGATGACCTGCGCACCATCGCCGCCAATGTCGACCGAGAGGAAAAGGATCTGTTAGAAAAACACGCCACCTTCGTCCGCGAGATGGAGAAGGATCTCCAAAGCAGCGGCACCCAGAATCTCCTCCTCCCTCCCCCCGCGCTGGAAGCAGGTGTCGCCCTCGACAACGATGGCATCCCGAAGATCAGCACCATGCAAGCGGACCTGCTGGTGAACGCCTTCGCCAATGGCATGGCCCGCGTCGCCACGCTCCAATACACCAACAGCGTCGGCCAAGCCCGCATGCGCTGGCTGGATATTAACGAGGATCACCACGGACTTTCCCACGAGCCGGACAGCAATGCCGGAGCACAAGAAAAACTGGTGAAGATCAATATCTGGCTCTGCGAGCAGCTCGCCTATCTCGCGAAGAAGCTCGACAGCATTCCCGAACCCGGCGGCCAGGGCACCATGCTCGACAATACCACCATCGTCTGGACCAACGAACTCGGCAAAGGCAACAGCCACTCCCTCGACAACATCCCCTTCGTCCTCCTCGGCGGCGGACTCGGCTTCAAGACCGGCCAAGCCATGCAGTTCGACAACGTCACCCACAACCGCCTCTGGCTCTCCATCGCCCACGCCTTCGGCCATCACATCCCCGTCTTCGGCCAGCAAAAGTTCTGTGAAGGCGGACCGCTGATGCTTTCATGA